In Thunnus maccoyii chromosome 3, fThuMac1.1, whole genome shotgun sequence, the following proteins share a genomic window:
- the aqp7 gene encoding aquaporin-7 gives MKDLVQSVDVGVSQWKGVHVTRSKVWIKNELVRVGLAEFLCTYVMMVFGLGSSAQVLTGQGAYGQYLSINLGFGLGVAMGVHVGGKVSGAHMNAAVSFTMCVFGRLAWKMLPLYVFAQLFGSYLAAGTIYGVYYEAIYDYCGGNLTVNGVRATAGIFATYPAPYLSLLGGFMDQVFGTAMLLLCLMALSDQKNKPAAAGSEPVATGLLVLLIGISLGSNSGYAINPTRDIAPRVFTAIAGWGADVFRSGNGWWWVPLVAPPIGGVLGAGLYKALVELHHPPLPEQVGGLMEELKEETIPLEKQKNICADVCV, from the exons ATGAAGGACCTGGTGCAGTCAGTAGATGTGGGGGTCTCTCAGTGGAAAGGAGTTCACGTAACTCGATCCAAAGTTTGGATAAAGAATGAACTTGTTCGTGTTGGACTTGCTGAATTTCTTTGCACATATGTCATGATG GTGTTTGGTCTGGGGTCTTCAGCCCAGGTACTAACAGGACAGGGAGCGTATGGACAGTACCTCAGCATCAACCTGGGTTTTGGACTGGGTGTCGCTATGGGGGTTCATGTTGGAGGGAAGGTGTCAG GAGCTCATATGAATGCAGCAGTGTCATTCACAATGTGTGTATTTGGCCGCCTTGCGTGGAAGATGCTGCCCCTGTATGTTTTTGCACAGCTATTTGGGTCCTATCTGGCAGCAGGGACAATTTATGGTGTCTACTACG AAGCCATATATGACTATTGTGGAGGAAATCTCACTGTAAATGGTGTACGGGCCACAGCTGGTATCTTTGCCACCTATCCAGCACCATATCTCTCCTTGCTGGGTGGATTCATGGACCAG GTGTTTGGCACAGctatgctgctgctgtgtctgaTGGCTCTGTCCGACCAGAAGAATAAAccggccgcagcaggcagcgaGCCTGTCGCAACGGGTCTCCTGGTGCTGCTCATTGGCATTTCTCTGGGCAGCAACAGCGGCTACGCTATCAACCCAACCAGAGACATCGCACCTAGAGTCTTCACTGCCATTGCAGGCTGGGGGGCTGACGTGTTCAG GTCTGGAAATGGGTGGTGGTGGGTGCCTCTAGTTGCCCCTCCTATTGGAGGTGTACTGGGTGCTGGGCTGTACAAGGCCTTGGTGGAACTGCaccaccctcccctccctgaACAGGTTGGGGGACTGATGGAGGAGTTGAAAGAGGAGACCATCCctctggaaaaacagaaaaacatctgtgctgatgtgtgtgtgtga
- the tpgs2 gene encoding tubulin polyglutamylase complex subunit 2, which translates to MEETKENLAFKGVAERLTLGITRILENMPGVVDVRFAEREPAEKRSLLSWEQKNTCILPEDLRDFYLTTDGFTLTWSVKLDDECVPLGCMMINSVARLCPLLQPVSLFSLPNAPSLADLDWEENSAECGSEHAPAVPHFDSRSRIFELDSCGGNGKVCLVYKKCTPGVVAQQSEIWFLDRSLCWHFLTATFTSYYRLMITHLGLPEWQYSFTPYGPSPQAKQWASLYQPLTYRSELSLADPAGDSHLNKLDPTRAFKGKVKVPAPKKKQSAQCNSGNTAKSQGSTGRHSGTKR; encoded by the exons ATGGAAGAGACAAAAGAGAACTTAGCGTTTAAAGGTGTCGCTGAGAGACTGACGCTTGGCATTACTCGAATACTTG AGAACATGCCTGGTGTGGTCGACGTGCGTTTCGCAGAGAGGGAGCCTGCAGAGAAGAGGAGCCTGCTGTCATGGGAGCAG AAAAACACTTGTATTTTGCCAGAGGACCTGCGAGATTTCTATCTGACTACTGACGGGTTCACACTAACCTGGAGCGTTAAATTAGACG ATGAGTGTGTTCCCTTAGGATGCATGATGATTAACAGTGTGGCCAGGCTGTGTCCACTGCTCCAACCAGTATCACTTTTCTCTCTACCCAATGCCCCTTCACTGGCTGACCTGGACTGGGAGGAGAACAGCGCAGAATGTG GGTCAGAGCATGCTCCCGCCGTACCCCATTTTGATTCCCGGAGCCGCATCTTCGAATTGGATTCTTGTGGTGGGAATGGCAAGGTGTGCCTGGTCTACAAAAAGTGCACCCCag GTGTGGTAGCCCAGCAGAGTGAAATCTGGTTCCTTGACCGCTCACTGTGCTGGCACTTTCTGACAGCAACCTTCACCTCCTACTACCGACTGATGATCACCCACCTGGGTCTGCCTGAGTGGCAGTATTCCTTTACTCCATATGGCCCCAGCCCCCAGGCCAAG CAGTGGGCATCGCTGTACCAACCGCTGACCTACAGGAGTGAGCTCAGCCTGGCTGATCCTGCTGGAGATTCCCATCTCAACAAGCTGGATCCTACCAGGGCCTTTAAAGGCAAAGTCAAGGTACCCGCCCCCAAGAAGAAGCAGTCAGCACAGTGCAACTCAGGGAACACTGCCAAGAGCCAAGGCAGCACAGGAAGACATAGCGGGACAAAGCGGTGA